One Chromobacterium paludis genomic window carries:
- the rfaQ gene encoding putative lipopolysaccharide heptosyltransferase III: MSKDAIDFSQLSRVLVVRLMHHGDVLLSSPVFTVLKKHAPQVEIDALVYHETRDMLTLHPAIARVFTIDRNWKRQGVWTQLKQEWRLFSQLKARGYQLIVVLNASNRATTLVRLLKPRWSVAPDLPGAGRYFRKTFTHRQALTPPNTRHIVEMHLDALRRLGLFADDEDTSLSIRYEDEDGLRVDAMLAEHGLQAGRFLLVHPGSRWFYKCWPAERMAKLIAELQRQGWPVALSGAPSPEEAAMIAAVKAGLTQPVADLSGQLSLKQLAALIARARLLVGVDSLPMHMAAAVQTPVVALFGPSRDKVWGPWRVAHRQVSLDLPCRPCNLPGCGGSERSACIENISVGQVLAAVQDLLRETADAGVPDAAPRALP; this comes from the coding sequence ATGTCCAAAGACGCGATTGATTTCTCCCAACTCAGCCGGGTGCTGGTGGTGCGGCTGATGCACCACGGCGACGTATTGCTGAGCTCGCCAGTATTCACCGTGCTGAAGAAGCATGCGCCTCAGGTCGAGATAGACGCCTTGGTCTATCACGAGACGCGGGACATGTTGACCCTGCATCCGGCGATTGCGCGGGTTTTCACCATAGATCGCAACTGGAAGAGGCAGGGCGTCTGGACACAGCTGAAGCAGGAGTGGCGGCTGTTTTCGCAGCTCAAGGCGCGCGGCTACCAATTAATCGTGGTGCTGAACGCCAGCAACCGCGCCACCACCCTGGTGCGGCTGCTCAAGCCTCGTTGGTCGGTGGCGCCGGACTTGCCGGGCGCCGGCCGTTACTTCCGCAAGACCTTCACCCACAGGCAGGCGCTGACGCCGCCGAATACGCGCCACATCGTGGAGATGCATCTGGATGCCTTGCGGCGGCTAGGGCTGTTTGCCGACGACGAGGACACATCCTTGTCTATACGCTATGAGGATGAGGATGGGCTACGCGTGGACGCCATGCTGGCCGAACATGGGTTGCAAGCTGGCCGCTTTCTCCTGGTGCATCCCGGCTCGCGCTGGTTTTACAAGTGCTGGCCGGCGGAGCGCATGGCCAAGCTGATCGCGGAGTTGCAGCGGCAGGGCTGGCCAGTGGCGCTCAGCGGCGCGCCCTCGCCGGAGGAGGCTGCGATGATAGCGGCGGTGAAGGCCGGCCTCACGCAGCCGGTGGCGGATCTGAGCGGCCAATTGTCGCTGAAGCAGCTGGCCGCGCTGATCGCGCGCGCGCGCCTGCTGGTAGGCGTGGATTCGCTGCCCATGCACATGGCGGCGGCAGTGCAGACGCCGGTGGTGGCCCTGTTCGGCCCCTCGCGCGACAAGGTGTGGGGCCCTTGGCGAGTGGCCCACCGGCAGGTTTCGCTGGACCTGCCTTGCCGGCCGTGCAACTTGCCCGGCTGCGGCGGCAGCGAGCGCAGCGCCTGCATTGAGAATATATCGGTTGGGCAGGTGTTGGCCGCCGTGCAGGACTTGCTGCGCGAGACGGCCGACGCCGGCGTGCCGGACGCGGCGCCGCGAGCGTTGCCTTGA
- a CDS encoding PTS sugar transporter subunit IIA: MVGVLIIAHGDLGRSLADCARHILGREPENLAVMTVDKTEEPERKLAEAQGLVDGLDQGEGVVVLTDMYGGTPSNIASRLIRPGRVEAVAGINLSMLVRALCYSAQPLEIVVSKAITGGLEGVLYIIPGEGNAAI, translated from the coding sequence ATGGTTGGTGTTCTGATAATTGCACACGGAGACCTGGGACGGAGCCTGGCCGATTGCGCCCGCCACATCCTGGGACGCGAGCCGGAAAATCTGGCGGTGATGACGGTGGACAAGACCGAGGAGCCGGAGCGCAAGCTGGCGGAGGCGCAGGGCTTGGTGGATGGCCTGGATCAAGGCGAAGGCGTGGTGGTGCTGACCGATATGTACGGCGGCACGCCGTCCAACATCGCCAGCCGGCTGATCCGGCCTGGCCGCGTCGAGGCGGTGGCCGGCATCAATCTGTCCATGCTGGTGCGCGCGCTGTGCTACAGCGCCCAGCCCTTGGAGATCGTCGTCAGCAAGGCGATCACCGGCGGGCTGGAGGGGGTGCTTTACATTATTCCGGGGGAAGGTAATGCTGCGATCTGA
- the cysG gene encoding siroheme synthase CysG, with the protein MDYFPIFLKLKQQPCLVVGGGEVALRKARLLLAAGARLRVVATELAPELAEWAARGELSHVAAPYAAEQLDGMRLVVAATDDAAVNRRVAAEAEARGILVNVVDDPAHSRYISPAIIDRSPLMVAVASGGNVPVLARSMRARLESLIPAGYGRLARFGAAFRDAVKARFPDVDARRRFWETVLEGPLADMVMNGDEAAARTEMEKRIASGAADRAGAVYLVGAGPGNPDLLTFRALRLMQQADVVLYDKLVAPALLDLVRRDAERVYVGKARANHALPQDDINQLMVDLARQGKRVLRLKGGDPFTFGRGGEEIATLAEHGIAFEVVPGITSASGAAAYAGIPLTHRDYAQSVTFVTGHKQDGTIQLDWPALTRPQQTVVVYMGVSTAAELCQAFVAHGRGADTPAAAVEWATTERQRTVCGTLSSLPSLMASHGIASPALIIVGEVVALADKLAWYRRSENSAVTIRED; encoded by the coding sequence ATGGATTATTTCCCGATTTTTCTGAAGCTGAAACAGCAGCCCTGCCTGGTGGTGGGCGGCGGCGAGGTGGCCCTGCGCAAGGCGCGCCTGTTGCTGGCGGCCGGCGCGCGGCTGCGCGTGGTCGCGACCGAACTGGCGCCGGAGCTGGCGGAATGGGCCGCGCGCGGCGAGTTGAGCCATGTGGCCGCGCCTTACGCGGCGGAGCAGCTGGACGGCATGCGGCTGGTGGTGGCCGCCACGGACGATGCGGCGGTGAACCGCCGCGTGGCGGCGGAAGCCGAGGCGCGCGGCATCTTGGTGAATGTGGTCGATGATCCGGCCCATTCACGCTATATCAGCCCGGCCATCATCGACCGCTCGCCGTTGATGGTGGCGGTGGCCAGCGGCGGCAATGTGCCGGTGTTGGCGCGTTCCATGCGCGCGCGGCTGGAGAGCCTGATTCCGGCCGGTTACGGTCGGTTGGCCCGTTTCGGCGCCGCCTTCCGCGACGCGGTGAAGGCGCGTTTCCCCGACGTCGACGCCCGCCGCCGTTTCTGGGAAACGGTGCTGGAAGGGCCGCTGGCCGACATGGTGATGAACGGCGACGAGGCGGCGGCGCGGACGGAGATGGAAAAACGCATCGCCTCCGGCGCGGCCGATCGAGCGGGCGCGGTCTATCTGGTGGGAGCCGGTCCCGGCAACCCGGACCTGCTGACTTTCCGCGCGCTGCGCCTGATGCAGCAGGCCGACGTGGTGCTGTACGACAAACTGGTGGCGCCGGCCCTGCTGGATCTGGTGCGGCGCGACGCGGAGCGCGTCTACGTGGGCAAGGCGCGCGCCAACCACGCGCTGCCGCAGGACGACATCAACCAGTTGATGGTGGATCTGGCGCGCCAAGGCAAGCGCGTGCTGCGCCTGAAGGGCGGCGACCCGTTCACCTTCGGCCGCGGCGGCGAGGAGATCGCCACCTTGGCCGAGCACGGCATCGCCTTCGAAGTGGTGCCGGGCATCACCTCCGCCAGCGGCGCGGCGGCCTATGCCGGCATTCCGCTGACCCACCGCGATTACGCGCAATCGGTCACCTTCGTCACCGGCCACAAGCAGGACGGCACCATCCAGCTGGACTGGCCGGCGCTGACCCGGCCGCAGCAGACGGTCGTGGTGTACATGGGCGTCTCCACGGCGGCCGAGCTGTGCCAGGCCTTCGTCGCGCATGGCCGCGGCGCGGACACCCCCGCGGCGGCGGTGGAGTGGGCCACCACCGAGCGTCAGCGCACGGTGTGCGGCACTTTATCCAGTTTGCCCAGTCTGATGGCCTCGCATGGCATCGCCTCTCCGGCCCTGATCATCGTCGGCGAAGTGGTGGCGCTGGCCGACAAGCTGGCCTGGTACCGCCGCAGCGAGAATTCAGCTGTTACAATTCGGGAAGATTGA
- the ptsP gene encoding phosphoenolpyruvate--protein phosphotransferase → MSIILHGVAIGGGIAIGRAHLISRSMDDVAHYLLEDDDVPAEKTRFDEAVRATRKELEMLWGSIPENAPAELGAFLSLHIMLLGDITISMEPREIIEKQRCNAEWALKLQCDHLVEQFDAIEEDYLRERKNDVLQVIERIFNNLDGDAPQLPAPEDLVEDHILVAHDLSPADMVYFKDSNFAAFITDVGGATSHTAILGRSLDLPSVIALHHARELIRQDEMIIVDGLQGVVIINPDNLVLNEYRRRLRAWRGARRKLSSIRKSSAVTRDGSVIELLANIERPQDVDDVRESGAVGIGLFRSEFLFLGRDTLPTEDEQFEAYRHVAAAMKGMPVTIRTMDLGADKSPKWLGHNQADNPALGLTGIRLCLAEPLMFRAQLRALLRASVHGRIRVLFPMVNSLPELRQALAQFEYAKEELRDEGISYADDVEVGAMIEIPSAALVAGSFTKHVDFLSIGTNDLIQYTLAIDRNDDTVSHLYDPIHPAVLKLILHTIKTGIKANLPVSVCGEMAGDAKLTRLLLGMGLRKFSMHPANLLAVKQQVLTSHLDEIAPIASRMLRSEDPDKIADLLQLLNAEPGD, encoded by the coding sequence ATGAGCATCATCCTGCACGGGGTGGCCATAGGCGGGGGCATCGCCATCGGCCGGGCCCACCTGATTTCGCGCAGCATGGACGATGTGGCGCACTATCTGCTGGAGGACGACGACGTCCCGGCGGAGAAGACGCGCTTCGACGAGGCGGTGCGCGCCACCCGCAAAGAGCTGGAGATGCTGTGGGGCAGCATCCCGGAAAACGCCCCTGCGGAACTGGGCGCCTTTCTGTCGCTGCACATCATGCTGTTGGGCGACATCACCATCTCGATGGAGCCGCGCGAAATCATAGAAAAGCAGCGCTGCAATGCCGAATGGGCGCTGAAGCTGCAGTGCGACCACCTGGTGGAACAGTTCGACGCCATTGAAGAGGACTACCTGCGCGAGCGCAAGAACGACGTGCTGCAGGTGATCGAGCGCATCTTCAACAATCTGGACGGCGACGCGCCGCAGCTGCCGGCGCCGGAAGACCTGGTGGAGGACCACATCCTGGTGGCGCACGACCTGTCGCCGGCCGACATGGTGTATTTCAAGGATTCCAATTTCGCCGCTTTCATCACCGATGTCGGCGGCGCTACCTCGCACACCGCCATCCTGGGACGCAGCCTGGACCTGCCTTCCGTCATCGCGCTGCACCACGCGCGCGAGCTGATCCGCCAGGATGAGATGATCATCGTCGACGGCCTGCAGGGCGTGGTGATCATCAATCCAGACAATCTGGTACTCAATGAATACCGCCGCCGTCTGCGAGCCTGGCGCGGCGCGCGGCGCAAGCTGTCGTCGATACGCAAATCCAGCGCCGTGACGCGCGACGGCTCGGTGATCGAACTCCTGGCCAATATCGAGCGGCCGCAGGACGTGGACGACGTGCGTGAGTCCGGCGCGGTCGGCATCGGCCTGTTCCGCAGCGAATTCCTGTTCCTAGGCCGCGACACGCTGCCGACCGAGGACGAGCAATTCGAAGCCTACCGCCATGTGGCGGCGGCGATGAAGGGCATGCCGGTCACCATCCGCACCATGGACCTGGGCGCGGACAAGAGTCCGAAGTGGCTGGGCCACAACCAGGCCGACAATCCGGCGCTGGGCCTGACCGGCATCCGGCTGTGCCTGGCCGAACCCTTGATGTTCCGCGCCCAGCTGCGCGCGCTGCTGCGGGCCTCGGTGCATGGCCGCATCCGCGTGCTGTTTCCCATGGTGAACTCGTTGCCGGAGCTGCGGCAGGCGCTGGCGCAGTTCGAATACGCCAAGGAAGAGCTGCGCGACGAGGGCATCAGCTACGCCGACGACGTGGAAGTCGGCGCGATGATAGAAATCCCGTCGGCCGCGCTGGTGGCCGGCAGCTTCACCAAACATGTGGATTTCCTGTCCATCGGCACCAACGATCTGATCCAGTACACGCTGGCGATAGACCGCAACGACGACACCGTCAGCCATCTGTACGACCCGATCCACCCGGCGGTGCTGAAGCTGATCCTGCACACCATCAAGACCGGCATCAAGGCCAACCTGCCGGTGTCGGTGTGCGGCGAGATGGCGGGCGACGCCAAGCTGACCCGCTTGCTGCTGGGCATGGGCCTGCGCAAGTTCTCCATGCACCCGGCCAATCTGCTGGCGGTGAAGCAGCAGGTGCTGACCAGCCATCTGGACGAAATCGCGCCGATTGCGTCGCGCATGCTTAGATCAGAAGACCCTGATAAAATAGCCGATTTGTTGCAACTGCTGAATGCAGAGCCGGGCGACTAG
- a CDS encoding HPr family phosphocarrier protein — protein MLRSEVEIINKLGLHARASSKFTQLASRYKSDIFIARNNRRVNGKSIMGVMMLAAAKGAKVELEISGEDEQQALEALVALINNRFDEAE, from the coding sequence ATGCTGCGATCTGAAGTGGAAATCATCAACAAGCTGGGACTGCACGCGCGCGCGTCCAGCAAGTTCACCCAGCTGGCCAGCCGTTACAAGAGCGACATCTTCATCGCCCGCAACAACCGCCGCGTCAACGGCAAGAGCATCATGGGCGTGATGATGCTGGCCGCGGCCAAGGGCGCCAAGGTGGAGCTGGAAATCAGCGGCGAGGACGAACAGCAGGCGCTGGAAGCGCTGGTCGCGCTGATCAACAACCGCTTCGACGAGGCGGAATAA
- a CDS encoding YihY family inner membrane protein codes for MQVQRIEPYFGFARFLARRMGGLRVLQVSGSLTFTTLLALVPLFTIALTVISAFPVFSEYSTRFKIMLLSTLVPEFAGKVITVYMRQFADNAEKLTAAGIVMLGVTALMLMSTIERTFNAIWGVRRGRPWLQQSMVYWTVLTLGPLVLGGSLLSWRWLFKVTRFEKNLPLLADMLEVGGTIVLTALVLSLLYRIVPNRFVPFRHAVTGALATSVLLELTKTGFGFYISQVASYQLVYGAFASIPIFLLWVYCLWLVVLAGAVFTSALSYWEGEAWRRRNEPHRRFLDALEVLLLLDEAQARGLALSPPQLRQAVRVGYDELGLVLDRLAQRGYVQKGQGDGWVLMKRLSAISLAELFELFVYRRDGQRGDALERTLDALLGPLTAGLQAETVADFARRVGQK; via the coding sequence ATGCAAGTCCAACGTATCGAACCGTATTTCGGTTTTGCCCGCTTCCTGGCCCGCCGCATGGGCGGCCTGCGCGTGCTGCAGGTGTCGGGCAGCCTGACCTTTACCACCCTGCTGGCGCTGGTGCCCTTATTCACCATCGCGCTGACGGTGATTTCGGCGTTCCCGGTGTTTTCCGAGTACAGCACGCGCTTCAAGATCATGCTGCTGTCGACGCTGGTGCCGGAGTTCGCCGGCAAGGTGATCACCGTTTACATGCGGCAGTTCGCCGACAACGCGGAAAAACTCACCGCCGCCGGCATCGTGATGCTGGGCGTCACCGCGCTGATGCTGATGTCCACCATAGAGCGCACCTTCAACGCCATCTGGGGCGTGCGCCGCGGCCGGCCCTGGCTGCAGCAGAGCATGGTGTACTGGACGGTGCTGACGCTGGGGCCGCTGGTGCTGGGCGGCAGCCTGCTGTCCTGGCGCTGGCTGTTCAAGGTGACGCGTTTCGAGAAAAACCTGCCGCTGCTGGCGGACATGCTGGAAGTGGGCGGCACCATCGTATTGACGGCGCTGGTGCTGTCGCTGCTGTACCGCATCGTGCCCAACCGTTTCGTGCCGTTTCGCCATGCGGTGACGGGCGCGCTGGCGACGTCGGTGCTGCTGGAGCTGACCAAGACCGGCTTCGGCTTCTACATCAGCCAGGTGGCCAGTTACCAGCTGGTGTACGGCGCCTTCGCCAGCATCCCGATTTTCCTGCTGTGGGTGTATTGCCTGTGGCTGGTGGTGCTGGCCGGCGCGGTGTTCACCTCTGCGCTGTCCTACTGGGAGGGCGAGGCCTGGCGCCGTCGCAACGAGCCGCACCGTCGTTTCCTGGATGCGCTGGAGGTATTGCTGCTGCTGGACGAGGCGCAGGCGCGCGGCCTGGCGCTGTCGCCGCCGCAGCTGCGGCAGGCGGTGAGGGTGGGGTATGACGAGCTGGGTCTGGTGCTGGATCGGCTGGCGCAGCGCGGCTATGTGCAGAAGGGCCAGGGCGATGGCTGGGTGCTGATGAAGCGCTTGTCGGCGATCTCCTTGGCGGAATTGTTCGAACTATTCGTCTACCGCCGCGACGGCCAGCGCGGCGACGCGCTGGAGCGCACGCTGGACGCGCTGCTGGGGCCGCTGACGGCCGGACTTCAGGCGGAGACGGTGGCGGACTTTGCCCGCCGCGTGGGGCAGAAGTAG
- a CDS encoding sensor domain-containing diguanylate cyclase — protein sequence MQSRFYAPQRLISLAGWLFLAPAASAAPAPADANLSQAGWLAAAIAICLWLYGLLHQRRARATLRDASLGLLEFHLVRRRVRGRAQSLQRLLGMPNAIRDMDFARWLSLLHPEDRSRFAQLLDTPPQTGEANYEVRIRHHGGSWEWLEITWRASWRGGRVQKLTALCRVATARKQHEAAMMRREQQFRTLVDNSEDIVARYDLELHCLFINRSVARYFPLPLEAHLGKTPREKGWSEEACSRFEHECRQLINTWEARTFELELYNGPHRHIFEIRLFPEFDSAGMLKTILSVDREVTASRQGEKLLAEENAVLEMIAGNHPLPQTLNQICQMMESQQPKGMCSIMLLDEDGQSLRYAAGLSLPAAYRKLIDRVEIGPSVGSCGTAAHWKRTIVVDDILKSPLWLHALERVRPFDLRACWSTPIFSSDRRLLGTFATYYREPRNPTPEELALTQRSTHIIAIALQRHGHEKQLFRLATQDGLTELNNRRQFIELADREIERCRRTQGPLTVMMMDLDHFKQINDRYGHAVGDRVIRHFADQCRETLRASDLCGRLGGEEFAALLPDTALADALQVAERLRTAVADTRLAIEGGALSFTVSIGLAQWRPGEHEIDEVLSRADKQLYQAKHEGRNRIAACDAAAPQAVSG from the coding sequence TTGCAAAGCCGTTTCTACGCTCCCCAGCGCCTGATCAGCCTGGCTGGCTGGCTGTTTCTGGCGCCGGCGGCCAGCGCTGCGCCCGCCCCGGCCGATGCCAACCTGTCACAGGCAGGCTGGCTGGCTGCCGCCATCGCCATCTGCCTGTGGCTATACGGCCTGCTGCACCAGCGCCGCGCGCGCGCCACCCTGCGCGACGCCAGCCTGGGGCTGCTGGAATTCCATCTCGTCCGCCGCCGCGTGCGCGGTCGGGCGCAATCGCTGCAGCGCCTGCTGGGCATGCCCAACGCGATTCGCGACATGGATTTCGCGCGCTGGCTCAGCCTGCTGCACCCCGAGGACCGCTCGCGCTTCGCCCAGTTGCTGGACACGCCGCCGCAAACGGGAGAGGCCAACTATGAAGTGCGCATCCGCCACCATGGCGGCAGCTGGGAATGGCTGGAGATCACCTGGCGCGCCAGCTGGCGCGGCGGCCGCGTGCAGAAGCTGACCGCCCTGTGCCGCGTGGCCACCGCGCGCAAGCAACACGAGGCCGCGATGATGCGGCGCGAGCAGCAGTTCCGCACCTTGGTGGACAACTCGGAAGACATCGTCGCCCGCTACGACCTGGAGCTGCACTGCCTGTTCATCAACCGCAGCGTGGCCCGCTATTTCCCGCTGCCGCTGGAGGCGCATCTGGGCAAGACCCCGCGCGAAAAAGGTTGGAGCGAAGAAGCCTGCAGCCGTTTCGAACACGAATGCCGCCAGCTGATCAACACCTGGGAAGCGCGCACTTTCGAACTGGAGCTGTACAACGGCCCGCATCGCCACATCTTCGAAATCCGCTTGTTCCCGGAATTCGACAGCGCCGGCATGCTGAAAACCATACTTTCGGTAGACCGCGAAGTCACCGCCAGCCGCCAGGGCGAGAAATTGCTGGCGGAGGAAAACGCGGTGCTGGAAATGATAGCCGGCAACCACCCGCTGCCGCAGACGCTGAACCAGATCTGCCAGATGATGGAGTCGCAGCAGCCCAAGGGCATGTGCAGCATCATGCTGCTGGACGAGGACGGCCAGTCGCTGCGCTACGCCGCCGGGCTCAGCCTGCCGGCGGCCTACCGCAAGCTGATAGACCGCGTCGAAATCGGGCCCAGCGTCGGCTCCTGCGGCACCGCCGCGCACTGGAAGCGCACCATCGTGGTGGATGACATCCTGAAGAGTCCGCTATGGCTGCATGCGCTGGAGCGTGTGCGGCCTTTCGACCTGCGCGCCTGCTGGTCCACGCCCATCTTCTCCAGCGACCGCCGCCTGCTGGGCACCTTCGCCACCTATTACCGCGAACCGCGCAACCCCACGCCCGAAGAACTGGCGCTGACCCAGCGCAGCACCCACATCATCGCCATCGCGCTGCAGCGCCACGGCCATGAGAAACAGCTGTTCCGCCTGGCCACCCAGGACGGCCTGACCGAGCTGAACAACCGCCGCCAGTTCATCGAGCTGGCCGACCGCGAAATCGAACGCTGCCGCCGCACTCAAGGCCCGCTGACCGTGATGATGATGGACCTGGACCACTTCAAGCAGATCAACGACCGCTACGGCCACGCTGTGGGCGATAGGGTGATCCGGCACTTCGCCGACCAGTGCCGCGAGACGCTGCGCGCCAGCGATCTGTGCGGCCGCCTGGGCGGCGAGGAGTTCGCCGCCCTGCTGCCGGACACCGCCCTGGCCGATGCGCTGCAGGTGGCGGAACGGCTGCGGACCGCGGTGGCGGACACCCGCTTGGCGATCGAGGGCGGCGCGCTGTCCTTCACCGTCAGCATCGGACTGGCGCAGTGGCGGCCCGGCGAGCACGAGATTGACGAAGTGCTCAGCCGCGCCGACAAACAGCTGTACCAGGCCAAGCACGAGGGGCGCAACCGCATTGCCGCCTGCGACGCCGCGGCGCCGCAGGCCGTTTCCGGCTAG
- a CDS encoding DUF3025 domain-containing protein — MNRWHADYLTHPLYRPVRPFAPALADWPAQADYDALLAAARAKGAPLPPGLRFVCELEPEAYYETHIGDTGEVPTRPQNWHDWFNALAWLAWPLAKAALNRRHLRAIARGEIQRGPLRDAATLLDECGVIVATSDPALGLALDDMRWRELFLARRADWGTRIEAFTLGHAVMEMGLTPHIGWCGKALILDVAPDFFARDDAARLRRLDATLAARLDDDAFLPRPRALCPLPLLGIPGWWPDNEDPAFYDNTAYFCPTRRAKSATVSA, encoded by the coding sequence ATGAACCGCTGGCACGCCGACTACCTGACCCATCCGCTGTACCGCCCGGTGCGGCCTTTCGCGCCCGCGCTCGCCGACTGGCCTGCCCAGGCCGATTACGACGCGCTGCTGGCCGCGGCCCGCGCCAAGGGCGCGCCATTGCCGCCCGGTTTGCGCTTCGTCTGCGAACTGGAGCCGGAGGCGTATTACGAAACCCATATCGGCGACACCGGAGAAGTGCCCACCCGCCCGCAAAACTGGCATGACTGGTTCAACGCCCTGGCCTGGCTGGCCTGGCCGCTGGCCAAGGCGGCGCTGAACCGCCGCCACCTCCGAGCCATCGCGCGCGGCGAAATCCAGCGCGGCCCGCTGCGCGATGCCGCCACCTTGCTGGACGAATGCGGCGTGATCGTGGCCACCAGCGATCCCGCCTTGGGACTGGCGCTGGACGACATGCGCTGGCGCGAACTGTTCCTCGCGCGCCGCGCCGACTGGGGAACGCGCATCGAGGCGTTCACCCTGGGCCACGCAGTCATGGAAATGGGATTGACGCCGCACATCGGCTGGTGCGGCAAGGCGCTGATCCTGGACGTGGCGCCGGACTTCTTCGCACGGGACGACGCCGCGCGGCTGCGCCGGTTGGATGCGACGCTGGCGGCGCGGCTGGACGACGACGCCTTCCTGCCGCGGCCGCGCGCGCTGTGCCCGCTGCCGCTCTTGGGCATACCGGGCTGGTGGCCGGACAACGAAGACCCGGCCTTCTACGACAATACCGCCTACTTCTGCCCCACGCGGCGGGCAAAGTCCGCCACCGTCTCCGCCTGA
- a CDS encoding glycosyltransferase family 2 protein, with the protein MSVSISVIITTYNRPDALRAVLASLRAQCGIEAQQWEALVADDGSDGRTAEAIAALQPDFGGRLRHVWHEDRGFRAAEIRNLAAMQAKGDYLVFLDGDCIPQRDFLARHLELAEAGWAVAGNRVLLSEPFTAAYLAGRRLPVYVWGVPTWLRHRMLGHLNNGLGWLRLALPEWRKRRRERWELFRTCNVGVWKHDFLALDGFDAAFSGWGYEDSDFAVRLLRHGVGMKNGRFAVPVLHLWHRENDRSRQDENWRRFEATLHGEHVRARRGLSWHGGDDAA; encoded by the coding sequence ATGAGCGTCAGCATCTCGGTGATCATCACCACCTATAACCGGCCGGACGCCTTGCGCGCCGTGTTGGCCAGCCTGCGCGCGCAATGCGGCATAGAGGCGCAGCAGTGGGAAGCGCTGGTGGCAGATGACGGGTCGGATGGCCGCACGGCCGAGGCCATCGCGGCCTTGCAGCCTGATTTCGGCGGCCGCCTGCGCCATGTGTGGCACGAGGACCGAGGTTTCCGCGCGGCGGAAATCCGCAATCTGGCGGCGATGCAGGCCAAGGGCGACTACCTGGTGTTTCTCGACGGCGACTGCATTCCGCAGCGCGACTTCCTCGCCCGGCATCTCGAACTGGCTGAGGCGGGATGGGCGGTGGCGGGCAACCGGGTCTTGCTGTCCGAGCCGTTCACCGCGGCCTATCTCGCCGGCCGCCGCCTCCCGGTGTATGTCTGGGGGGTGCCGACCTGGTTGCGCCATCGCATGCTGGGCCACCTCAATAATGGCCTGGGCTGGCTCCGGCTGGCGCTGCCGGAGTGGCGCAAGCGCCGCCGCGAACGCTGGGAGCTGTTCCGCACTTGCAATGTCGGGGTCTGGAAGCATGATTTTCTGGCGCTAGACGGCTTCGATGCCGCCTTTTCCGGCTGGGGCTATGAGGATTCGGATTTCGCCGTGCGCTTGCTGCGTCATGGCGTGGGGATGAAGAACGGACGTTTTGCCGTGCCAGTGCTGCACTTGTGGCACAGGGAGAATGACCGCAGCCGCCAGGACGAGAACTGGCGCCGCTTCGAAGCGACGCTGCATGGCGAGCATGTGCGCGCGCGGCGCGGCCTTTCCTGGCATGGCGGAGACGACGCGGCATGA
- a CDS encoding glycosyltransferase family 2 protein, translating to MSLPLESFPTPSLGVAIITKNAAAHLAACLASLRELAADIVVVDSGSQDDTVAIAERHGARVFQHPEWPGFGIQKNLALSYLQTDWILSLDADEVLTPELAQSIAEAMRAGRADVYRLSRLSSMCGRWMRHSGWRPDYVARLFRRGRARFSDDLVHERLLYEGEAPLLGGELLHYSFDSLEEVIDKMNRYSTAGASQRLARGAGGGGMAAVIFKAWWSFCRAYIVRRGFLDGREGFIVAVSNAEGTFYRQLKLLYLSEREKR from the coding sequence ATGAGCCTTCCCCTGGAATCGTTTCCGACGCCGTCGCTGGGCGTCGCCATCATCACCAAGAACGCGGCGGCGCATCTGGCCGCTTGCCTGGCCTCGCTGCGCGAACTGGCGGCGGACATCGTCGTCGTCGACTCGGGCAGTCAGGACGACACGGTGGCCATTGCCGAGCGGCATGGCGCGCGCGTGTTCCAGCATCCAGAATGGCCGGGCTTCGGCATTCAGAAAAACCTGGCGCTGTCCTATCTGCAAACCGACTGGATTCTGTCGCTGGACGCGGACGAGGTATTGACCCCGGAACTGGCGCAATCCATCGCCGAGGCGATGCGGGCCGGACGCGCCGATGTGTACCGCTTGTCGCGCCTGTCCAGCATGTGCGGGCGCTGGATGCGCCACAGCGGCTGGCGGCCCGATTACGTGGCGCGCCTGTTCCGCCGCGGCCGCGCGCGCTTTTCCGACGATCTGGTGCATGAGCGGCTGCTGTACGAAGGCGAGGCACCGCTGCTGGGCGGCGAACTGCTGCATTATTCCTTCGACAGCCTGGAAGAGGTCATCGACAAGATGAACCGCTACTCCACCGCGGGCGCGAGCCAGCGCCTGGCGCGCGGCGCGGGCGGAGGCGGCATGGCGGCCGTGATTTTCAAGGCCTGGTGGTCGTTCTGCCGCGCCTACATCGTGCGCCGCGGTTTTCTGGATGGCCGCGAGGGCTTCATCGTGGCGGTGTCCAACGCCGAAGGCACGTTTTACCGGCAGCTGAAGCTGCTGTATCTGAGCGAGCGGGAGAAGCGCTGA